The Carassius gibelio isolate Cgi1373 ecotype wild population from Czech Republic chromosome B22, carGib1.2-hapl.c, whole genome shotgun sequence genome window below encodes:
- the LOC127988419 gene encoding beta-1,3-galactosyltransferase 1-like isoform X2, whose translation MHTDHNTEAKLFNRNGWKSLGADRAPCRCHIKTGFFLLLTLVFLVTAITYVSEFSFNAVFPDTLSKKVLNQIRSYYVATEYLSARENQTTFLATNSVQQSPTQTTNLSVNHHVAHPSNYHFILDEPDKCSQWDPFLVLMVPVAPHQLEARNAIRSTWGNESSVQGKAVLTLFLVGLTGGSEAQQKLEEESRQHRDLLQSNFVDSYFNLTIKTMVIMNWLATRCPQAAYAMKVDSDMYINLENLMSLLLSPNTPRQNYITGYLMRNRSVIRNKKSKWYVAEELYPEPKYPTYLLGMAYLFSNDLPEKIVEASKEVKAFNIEDAYVGACLKQLGIVPSSPPDPSQFKAYMGKYKRENFIRVITTILGSPQQLKDIWKDVKRPS comes from the coding sequence TTTAGGTGCAGATAGAGCTCCATGCAGGTGTCACATTAAAACAGGATTCTTTCTGCTACTTACATTAGTGTTCTTAGTGACTGCCATTACTTACGTCTCTGAATTCTCTTTCAATGCTGTGTTCCCTGACACCTTGTCTAAAAAAGTGCTGAATCAGATACGCTCCTACTATGTGGCGACTGAATACCTGTCTGCCAGAGAAAATCAAACAACATTTTTAGCAACCAACAGTGTCCAACAGAGTCCTACACAAACCACAAACTTGTCTGTGAATCATCATGTGGCTCATCCAAGCAACTATCATTTCATCCTGGATGAACCTGATAAATGTAGTCAGTGGGATCCGTTCTTGGTCTTGATGGTCCCTGTGGCCCCCCATCAGCTGGAGGCTCGTAACGCCATCCGCAGCACATGGGGGAATGAGAGCTCAGTGCAGGGAAAAGCAGTGCTGACTCTGTTCTTGGTGGGTTTGACTGGAGGATCTGAAGCTCAACAGAAGCTGGAGGAAGAGAGTCGACAACACAGAGATTTACTGCAGAGCAACTTTGTGGACTCCTACTTCAATCTGACCATAAAGACCATGGTGATCATGAACTGGCTGGCCACTCGTTGCCCTCAAGCAGCTTATGCTATGAAGGTTGATTCTGATATGTACATAAACCTGGAGAACCTGATGAGTCTGCTGTTGTCACCAAACACACCCAGACAGAACTACATCACAGGGTATTTGATGAGGAACCGGTCTGTTATcagaaacaaaaaatctaaatggtACGTGGCAGAGGAATTGTACCCTGAACCGAAATACCCCACGTACCTGCTGGGAATGGCATATCTTTTCTCCAATGACCTGCCAGAAAAAATTGTTGAGGCTTCCAAGGAAGTAAAGGCCTTTAACATAGAAGATGCATATGTGGGTGCTTGTCTGAAACAGTTGGGCATTGTACCCTCATCTCCCCCAGACCCTTCTCAATTTAAAGCCTATATGGGGAAATATAAGCGAGAGAATTTTATCAGAGTTATCACAACAATCCTGGGATCCCCACAGCAGCTAAAAGACATTTGGAAGGATGTAAAGAGGCCCTCATAA
- the LOC127988337 gene encoding beta-1,3-galactosyltransferase 1-like, with amino-acid sequence MFCKSWLLVGLFILLNFLLLYFTAITLETRKWQKMVQKTGNPHVSYPQNYRFILDQPKKCEQQKPFVVIIVPVAPQNVAARNAIRITWGSEEPVRDKLVLVLFLLGSQSGDKTLQEQLQNESEEYQDLLQSNFLDSYRNLTIKTLVMMEWLDRNCPQASYGVKVDADVLLNMKNLLHMLVSLKTLQRNYITGLVISGNIVLRDPSSKFYVPHDVYPKFRYPPYPLGMCYIFSMDLPEKILHISRHIRPIFIEDAYLGMCLKHLGIAPKKPPDIGQFVVEPPKKFNRCYYSGRIAILTDSLTQLISYWMDIHSTKRPCSKDLLGV; translated from the coding sequence ATGTTCTGTAAGAGTTGGCTACTGGTTGGTCTCTTCATCCTACTGAATTTTTTACTGCTGTATTTCACTGCCATTACCCTCGAAACAAGAAAGTGGCAGAAAATGGTGCAAAAGACAGGGAACCCCCATGTTTCTTACCCTCAAAATTACAGATTTATCCTTGACCAGCCAAAGAAGTGTGAACAGCAAAAGCCCTTTGTGGTGATTATCGTCCCTGTGGCCCCGCAGAACGTCGCGGCACGTAACGCCATCAGGATAACATGGGGCAGCGAGGAGCCTGTCCGGGACAAACTGGTACTGGTTCTCTTTCTTCTGGGCTCCCAAAGTGGTGACAAAACACTGCAGGAGCAACTCCAGAATGAGAGCGAGGAGTACCAAGACCTTCTCCAGAGCAACTTCCTGGATTCCTACAGGAACCTGACCATTAAGACCTTGGTGATGATGGAATGGCTCGACAGAAATTGTCCACAGGCATCCTATGGTGTGAAAGTGGATGCTGATGTGCTCCTCAATATGAAAAACCTATTACACATGCTTGTGAGTCTGAAAACACTACAACGTAATTACATCACCGGCCTAGTAATATCTGGAAACATTGTCTTGAGAGATCCATCCAGCAAGTTTTATGTCCCTCATGATGTGTATCCTAAATTCAGATATCCTCCCTATCCTCTGGGTATGTGTTATATCTTTTCTATGGACTTACCAGAAAAGATCCTGCACATCTCAAGGCATATCAGACCTATTTTTATTGAGGACGCATATCTGGGCATGTGCTTGAAGCATTTGGGAATCGCACCTAAGAAACCACCAGATATTGGACAGTTTGTGGTCGAACCACCAAAAAAATTCAATCGCTGTTACTATTCTGGACGAATAGCAATACTCACAGACAGCCTGACTCAGCTGATTTCCTATTGGATGGATATTCACTCAACCAAAAGACCCTGCTCAAAAGACTTGCTTGGAGTCTAA
- the LOC127988419 gene encoding beta-1,3-galactosyltransferase 1-like isoform X1 — MHADHNMEVKLSNRNVWKCLGADRAPCRCHIKTGFFLLLTLVFLVTAITYVSEFSFNAVFPDTLSKKVLNQIRSYYVATEYLSARENQTTFLATNSVQQSPTQTTNLSVNHHVAHPSNYHFILDEPDKCSQWDPFLVLMVPVAPHQLEARNAIRSTWGNESSVQGKAVLTLFLVGLTGGSEAQQKLEEESRQHRDLLQSNFVDSYFNLTIKTMVIMNWLATRCPQAAYAMKVDSDMYINLENLMSLLLSPNTPRQNYITGYLMRNRSVIRNKKSKWYVAEELYPEPKYPTYLLGMAYLFSNDLPEKIVEASKEVKAFNIEDAYVGACLKQLGIVPSSPPDPSQFKAYMGKYKRENFIRVITTILGSPQQLKDIWKDVKRPS; from the exons ATGCACGCAGACCACAACATGGAGGTGAAACTCTCCAACAGAAATGTTTGGAAATG TTTAGGTGCAGATAGAGCTCCATGCAGGTGTCACATTAAAACAGGATTCTTTCTGCTACTTACATTAGTGTTCTTAGTGACTGCCATTACTTACGTCTCTGAATTCTCTTTCAATGCTGTGTTCCCTGACACCTTGTCTAAAAAAGTGCTGAATCAGATACGCTCCTACTATGTGGCGACTGAATACCTGTCTGCCAGAGAAAATCAAACAACATTTTTAGCAACCAACAGTGTCCAACAGAGTCCTACACAAACCACAAACTTGTCTGTGAATCATCATGTGGCTCATCCAAGCAACTATCATTTCATCCTGGATGAACCTGATAAATGTAGTCAGTGGGATCCGTTCTTGGTCTTGATGGTCCCTGTGGCCCCCCATCAGCTGGAGGCTCGTAACGCCATCCGCAGCACATGGGGGAATGAGAGCTCAGTGCAGGGAAAAGCAGTGCTGACTCTGTTCTTGGTGGGTTTGACTGGAGGATCTGAAGCTCAACAGAAGCTGGAGGAAGAGAGTCGACAACACAGAGATTTACTGCAGAGCAACTTTGTGGACTCCTACTTCAATCTGACCATAAAGACCATGGTGATCATGAACTGGCTGGCCACTCGTTGCCCTCAAGCAGCTTATGCTATGAAGGTTGATTCTGATATGTACATAAACCTGGAGAACCTGATGAGTCTGCTGTTGTCACCAAACACACCCAGACAGAACTACATCACAGGGTATTTGATGAGGAACCGGTCTGTTATcagaaacaaaaaatctaaatggtACGTGGCAGAGGAATTGTACCCTGAACCGAAATACCCCACGTACCTGCTGGGAATGGCATATCTTTTCTCCAATGACCTGCCAGAAAAAATTGTTGAGGCTTCCAAGGAAGTAAAGGCCTTTAACATAGAAGATGCATATGTGGGTGCTTGTCTGAAACAGTTGGGCATTGTACCCTCATCTCCCCCAGACCCTTCTCAATTTAAAGCCTATATGGGGAAATATAAGCGAGAGAATTTTATCAGAGTTATCACAACAATCCTGGGATCCCCACAGCAGCTAAAAGACATTTGGAAGGATGTAAAGAGGCCCTCATAA